The genomic stretch CGGGCCAGACGCTGCTCGCCGATCGGGCCTACGATTCGAACGCCCTACGCCAAGCCCTGCAAAAGCGCGGCGCCTGGGCCTGCATCAAAGCGATGCCTGGCCGCCTGGAGCCGCCCGCCTTCAGCCCCTTCCTCTATCGCTACCGCAACCTCGTCGAGCGCTTCTTCAACAAACTCAAGCACTTCAGGGCCATAGCGACGCGCTTCGAAAAGCACCCCGAAAACTACCTCGCACTCGTCAAGCTCGCGGCAACAAGAATCTGGCTTCGTAATTATGAGTCGGTGTCCCAGAGCAGATTGCGTTTGATTGAATCGTTAGGGGATTCCCCTTTGGGATGAAATGTGATTCAAGCTTTGTGCTGGA from Kiloniellales bacterium encodes the following:
- a CDS encoding transposase, which translates into the protein GQTLLADRAYDSNALRQALQKRGAWACIKAMPGRLEPPAFSPFLYRYRNLVERFFNKLKHFRAIATRFEKHPENYLALVKLAATRIWLRNYESVSQSRLRLIESLGDSPLG